A genome region from Streptomyces pratensis includes the following:
- a CDS encoding glycoside hydrolase family 16 protein, translated as MKGRARGRIWATNARRRAALLLVLGGLLSGCGPAPAHTGPPGAGEEPFWQAEFDGVAATRPSEGSWTTETGNRDAEGWGNNELQYYTDDAANSALDGAGHLVISARPAPVGSELPCYTQEFCTWTSARLTTAGKIALTHGRVEVRAKLPTGTGLLPAIWMLGDNGVEWPGQGEIDICEVVGGEPRTVYGTAHGPTYFNEDGIGRSATLSADASQAFHTYAVDKQPRRITWSVDGEPYFTLTPSKLPAPRDWVFEQDMHLLLDVAVGGDWPGPPDGSTPSPATMTVDYVRFYGEGRA; from the coding sequence TTGAAGGGCCGGGCCCGTGGCAGGATCTGGGCGACGAATGCGCGGCGCCGCGCGGCGCTCCTGCTGGTGCTCGGCGGACTGCTGAGCGGATGTGGGCCGGCTCCCGCGCACACGGGACCTCCCGGGGCCGGGGAGGAGCCCTTCTGGCAGGCCGAGTTCGACGGGGTGGCAGCCACCCGCCCCTCGGAAGGCTCCTGGACGACCGAGACCGGAAACCGGGACGCCGAGGGGTGGGGCAACAACGAGCTGCAGTACTACACGGACGACGCGGCCAACTCCGCCCTCGACGGTGCGGGTCACCTCGTGATCTCGGCCCGCCCGGCCCCCGTCGGATCAGAACTTCCCTGCTACACGCAGGAGTTCTGCACCTGGACATCGGCCCGGCTGACCACTGCGGGCAAGATCGCGCTCACGCACGGACGTGTGGAGGTCCGCGCGAAGCTGCCCACCGGCACCGGACTGCTGCCGGCGATCTGGATGCTGGGCGACAACGGGGTCGAGTGGCCCGGACAGGGGGAGATCGACATCTGCGAGGTGGTCGGCGGAGAACCCCGCACGGTGTACGGCACCGCGCACGGGCCGACCTACTTCAACGAGGACGGAATCGGACGCTCCGCCACCCTCTCGGCAGACGCCTCGCAGGCGTTCCACACCTACGCCGTCGACAAGCAGCCGCGCCGCATCACCTGGTCCGTCGACGGCGAGCCGTACTTCACGTTGACTCCGTCGAAGCTGCCCGCACCACGCGACTGGGTCTTCGAACAGGACATGCACCTGCTGCTCGACGTCGCTGTCGGGGGCGACTGGCCCGGTCCTCCCGACGGCTCGACTCCGTCCCCCGCGACGATGACGGTGGACTACGTGCGGTTCTACGGCGAGGGCCGTGCGTGA
- a CDS encoding AlkA N-terminal domain-containing protein — MHTDTERCVRAVQSKDARFDGWFFTAVLTTRIYCRPSCPVVPPKVRNMTFYPSAAACQQAGFRACKRCRPDTSPGSPEWNARADSVARAMRLIQDGVVDREGVPGLAARLGYSARQVERQLLAELGAGPLALARSQRAQTARVLIETTGLPMAEIAFAAGFSSIRTFNDTVREVFALAPGELRGRAARGHRAPDTPGAIALRLPYRAPLNPGNLFGHLAATAVPGVEEWRDGAYRRTLTLPHGHGIVALSPRAGHIDCRLSLTDPRDLAQAISRCRRLLDLDADPVAVDDQLRADPLLAPLVDTAPGRRVPRTVDAAEFAVRAVLGQQVSTAAARTHAARLVRAHGIPVDDPEGGLTHLFPAPEALAGLDPEALALPRSRRATLTTLVAALADGSLHLGEGTDWDKARADLAALPGFGPWTVEVIAMRALGDPDAFLPTDLGIRRAAGQLGLPATPAALTARAARWRPWRAYAVQYLWTVDDHPINHLPA, encoded by the coding sequence ATGCACACCGACACCGAGCGCTGCGTGCGGGCCGTACAGTCGAAGGACGCCCGCTTCGACGGCTGGTTCTTCACCGCGGTCCTGACCACCCGGATCTACTGCCGTCCCAGCTGCCCGGTCGTGCCGCCGAAGGTCCGGAACATGACCTTCTACCCCAGCGCCGCCGCGTGCCAGCAGGCCGGATTCCGGGCCTGCAAGCGGTGCCGGCCCGACACCAGCCCGGGTTCCCCCGAGTGGAACGCGCGAGCCGACTCCGTCGCCCGGGCCATGCGTCTCATCCAGGACGGAGTCGTCGACAGGGAAGGCGTACCGGGGCTCGCCGCCAGGCTCGGCTACTCGGCCCGGCAGGTCGAACGACAGCTCCTCGCCGAGCTCGGAGCGGGCCCTCTCGCGCTGGCCCGGTCCCAGCGTGCCCAGACCGCTCGGGTGCTGATCGAGACCACCGGGCTCCCCATGGCCGAGATCGCGTTCGCGGCCGGCTTCTCGTCGATCCGCACGTTCAACGACACCGTGCGGGAGGTCTTCGCACTCGCCCCGGGCGAGCTGCGCGGCCGGGCGGCACGTGGGCACCGCGCCCCGGACACCCCCGGCGCGATCGCCCTGCGGCTGCCCTACCGGGCGCCGCTCAACCCCGGCAACCTCTTCGGGCACCTCGCCGCGACCGCCGTCCCCGGCGTCGAGGAATGGCGCGACGGGGCCTACCGCCGCACGCTCACGCTCCCGCACGGACACGGCATCGTGGCGTTGTCGCCGCGGGCCGGCCACATCGACTGCCGGCTCTCCCTCACCGACCCCCGCGACCTCGCCCAGGCCATCAGCCGCTGCCGCAGACTCCTCGACCTGGACGCCGACCCGGTCGCGGTGGACGACCAGCTGCGCGCGGATCCCCTGCTCGCCCCGCTGGTCGACACGGCTCCGGGGCGCCGGGTGCCGCGAACGGTCGACGCGGCGGAGTTCGCCGTACGCGCGGTGCTCGGCCAGCAGGTGTCCACGGCCGCCGCACGCACCCACGCGGCCCGCCTGGTCCGCGCCCACGGAATTCCGGTCGACGACCCCGAGGGCGGCCTGACCCATCTCTTCCCGGCCCCTGAGGCACTGGCGGGCCTCGATCCCGAGGCACTCGCCCTGCCGCGCAGCCGGCGAGCCACGCTCACCACGCTCGTGGCGGCCCTCGCCGACGGGTCGCTGCACCTTGGGGAGGGCACCGACTGGGACAAGGCCCGTGCGGACCTGGCCGCACTGCCCGGTTTCGGGCCCTGGACGGTGGAGGTCATCGCCATGCGGGCCCTCGGCGACCCGGACGCCTTCCTTCCCACCGACCTCGGGATCCGCAGGGCGGCCGGACAGCTCGGCCTCCCGGCGACCCCCGCGGCCCTCACCGCGCGAGCCGCGCGGTGGCGCCCCTGGCGTGCGTACGCCGTGCAGTACCTGTGGACCGTCGACGACCACCCCATCAACCATCTGCCCGCGTGA
- a CDS encoding ABC transporter ATP-binding protein produces the protein MVRVTTSPAPLAVRDVTVRFAGLTALDAVSFTVEPGSVHAVIGPNGAGKSTTFNVLSGVYRATSGSVHLGDTELTGLAPHRIADLGIARTFQNLALPPHATVAESLMLGRHRLTRAGFVASGLRLPSATREAHRHLERVREIAGFIGLEKELDFPAGALPYGKQKLVELGRALCMEPEVLLLDEPIAGMTADERRRTAAVVAGVRDSLGISIVMVEHDMGVVMRLADAVTVLDFGRRIAGGTPAEVQNDPAVVQAYLGAQE, from the coding sequence GTGGTCCGCGTGACCACCTCCCCGGCTCCCCTCGCCGTGCGCGACGTGACCGTACGCTTCGCCGGGCTCACCGCCCTCGACGCGGTGTCCTTCACCGTCGAACCGGGCAGCGTGCACGCCGTCATCGGTCCCAACGGCGCCGGCAAGTCCACCACCTTCAACGTGCTCTCCGGCGTCTACCGCGCCACCTCGGGCAGCGTGCACCTGGGCGACACCGAACTCACCGGCCTCGCCCCGCACCGGATCGCCGACCTAGGCATCGCCCGCACCTTCCAGAACCTGGCACTGCCGCCCCACGCCACCGTCGCCGAGAGCCTCATGCTCGGCCGGCACCGCCTCACCCGCGCCGGGTTCGTGGCGTCGGGACTGAGACTCCCCTCCGCGACCAGGGAGGCCCACCGGCATCTCGAACGGGTCCGGGAGATCGCCGGCTTCATCGGTCTGGAGAAGGAACTCGACTTCCCGGCAGGCGCCCTCCCGTACGGGAAGCAGAAACTCGTCGAGCTCGGCCGCGCCCTGTGCATGGAGCCCGAGGTCCTGCTCCTGGACGAGCCCATCGCGGGCATGACCGCCGACGAGCGCCGCCGTACGGCGGCCGTCGTCGCCGGCGTGCGCGACAGCCTCGGCATCTCGATCGTCATGGTCGAACACGACATGGGGGTGGTGATGCGGCTCGCGGACGCCGTGACCGTACTCGACTTCGGACGCAGGATCGCGGGTGGCACGCCCGCCGAGGTGCAGAACGACCCGGCCGTCGTGCAGGCCTACCTGGGGGCACAGGAATGA
- a CDS encoding ABC transporter ATP-binding protein, translated as MATLEIRELSVGYGPVRALRDVSVDVPAGAITAVLGGNGAGKTTLLRAVSRTLGFHRGTGTGTIRFDGRPLDGLRPAQVVAAGVIQVPEGRQVFARMTVADNLRAGALGARGGRKAAAAALHRVHELFPVLAQRAHQRAGLLSGGEQQMLAMGRALMAAPRLLLLDEPSLGLAPLMAARIAETIQEINAGGTSVMLVEQNAAIALRLASTAYVLDVGEVALDGPADELAASDEVRRRYLGVVDETAAEDAAQAEGTTRTLSRWSA; from the coding sequence ATGGCAACGCTCGAGATCCGCGAACTGTCCGTGGGCTACGGCCCGGTACGGGCACTCCGCGACGTCTCCGTCGACGTGCCGGCCGGCGCGATCACCGCTGTACTCGGTGGCAACGGGGCCGGCAAGACCACGCTGCTGCGGGCCGTATCGCGGACCCTCGGCTTCCACCGCGGCACGGGCACGGGCACCATCCGCTTCGACGGCCGTCCCCTGGACGGGCTCCGCCCCGCCCAGGTGGTGGCGGCGGGAGTGATCCAGGTACCGGAAGGGCGGCAGGTGTTCGCCCGGATGACGGTGGCGGACAATCTGCGGGCGGGCGCACTCGGGGCACGCGGCGGACGCAAGGCGGCGGCCGCAGCCCTCCACCGCGTACACGAACTGTTCCCGGTGCTCGCCCAGCGAGCCCACCAGCGGGCCGGTCTGCTGTCCGGCGGCGAGCAGCAGATGCTGGCGATGGGACGGGCCCTGATGGCCGCCCCCCGGCTGCTGCTGCTGGACGAGCCGTCCCTCGGTCTCGCCCCGCTGATGGCGGCCAGGATCGCCGAGACGATCCAGGAGATCAACGCGGGCGGCACCTCCGTCATGCTCGTCGAGCAGAACGCGGCCATCGCGCTGCGGCTCGCCTCCACGGCGTACGTCCTGGACGTAGGCGAGGTCGCACTCGACGGCCCGGCCGACGAACTCGCCGCCTCCGACGAGGTACGCCGTCGCTACCTCGGCGTCGTCGACGAGACGGCGGCCGAGGACGCCGCACAGGCGGAAGGCACCACCCGCACCCTGAGCAGGTGGTCCGCGTGA
- a CDS encoding (2Fe-2S) ferredoxin domain-containing protein, whose translation MSRRPRKAAVTGPSRPTVSVCRGCCCGTPKIPGVDHAGQLAQLRQSLDGAATVRAVECLDACEHGNVIVVQPSAEGRRAGGRPVWLGLVNDPHAVADIAAWAAEGGPGLADAPEILDLYAFSPSRRIRAGLDGEGA comes from the coding sequence ATGAGCCGCCGTCCCCGCAAGGCCGCCGTGACCGGGCCCTCCCGGCCCACGGTCAGCGTCTGCCGGGGCTGCTGCTGCGGCACCCCGAAGATCCCCGGAGTGGACCACGCCGGCCAGCTCGCGCAGCTGCGGCAGTCCCTCGACGGAGCCGCGACCGTGCGCGCGGTGGAGTGCCTGGACGCCTGCGAGCACGGCAACGTCATCGTCGTACAGCCCTCGGCCGAGGGCCGCCGCGCGGGTGGCCGCCCCGTCTGGCTCGGGCTGGTCAACGATCCGCACGCCGTCGCCGACATCGCCGCGTGGGCGGCGGAGGGCGGGCCCGGCCTCGCGGACGCGCCGGAGATCCTGGACCTGTACGCGTTCAGCCCTTCCCGCCGGATCCGGGCCGGACTGGACGGCGAAGGGGCTTGA
- a CDS encoding branched-chain amino acid ABC transporter permease, giving the protein MTTFIELLLGGLSIGSVYALIALGFVVIFKATEVVNFAHASLLLAGGYVTAVLHDDIGFWPALGVGIAGAAVVGSAVEYFVMRRYRGSDQSVLAIVTIGVDILLTTELVRRMGTDVMSLGDPWGDDVVTIGGVTLAETRIAAFLVAGLLITVFLLAFRFTSWGVSMRAAAENPQTAALMGIRLGRVSLSAWAVAGALAAVAALFLTVFPTPGLERATSLAALKAFPAAILGGLDSTTGALVGGLVVGVTESLATGYQGDLSFLGRGIGDLAPYLVMVVVLLIRPAGLFGTKELSRV; this is encoded by the coding sequence ATGACCACCTTCATCGAACTCCTCCTCGGCGGCCTGTCCATCGGCTCGGTCTACGCACTGATCGCCCTTGGCTTCGTCGTCATCTTCAAGGCGACCGAGGTCGTCAACTTCGCCCATGCCTCGCTGCTCCTGGCGGGCGGCTACGTCACCGCCGTGCTCCACGACGACATCGGCTTCTGGCCGGCGCTCGGAGTCGGTATCGCGGGCGCGGCGGTCGTCGGTTCGGCGGTCGAGTACTTCGTGATGCGCCGATACCGGGGAAGTGACCAGAGCGTCCTGGCCATCGTCACCATCGGCGTCGACATCCTCCTCACCACCGAGCTCGTCCGGCGCATGGGGACGGACGTCATGTCGCTGGGCGACCCGTGGGGCGACGACGTCGTCACCATCGGGGGCGTCACCCTGGCGGAGACCCGCATCGCGGCCTTCCTCGTCGCGGGGCTGCTCATCACGGTGTTCCTGCTCGCCTTCCGCTTCACCTCATGGGGCGTCTCCATGCGGGCCGCCGCCGAGAATCCGCAGACCGCAGCACTGATGGGCATCCGGCTCGGCAGGGTCTCCCTGTCCGCCTGGGCGGTCGCCGGGGCGCTCGCCGCCGTCGCCGCGCTCTTCCTCACCGTGTTCCCGACCCCTGGCCTGGAACGGGCGACCTCCCTCGCCGCACTCAAGGCGTTCCCCGCCGCGATCCTCGGCGGCCTCGACTCGACGACCGGGGCACTCGTCGGAGGGCTCGTCGTCGGAGTCACCGAGTCACTCGCCACGGGCTACCAGGGCGACCTCTCCTTCCTCGGACGCGGCATCGGTGATCTCGCGCCCTATCTGGTGATGGTGGTCGTCCTGCTCATCCGGCCGGCGGGACTCTTCGGTACGAAGGAGCTGTCCCGTGTCTGA
- a CDS encoding glycerate kinase, whose protein sequence is METPHVLVAADKFKGSLTAVQVAERVTAGLRRVVPGVRVETLPVADGGDGTVAAAVAAGFERREARVTGPLGTPVTAAYAVRDTTAVVEMAEASGLQHLPAGEFAPLTATTYGSGELLTAALDAGARTIVFGVGGSATTDGGAGMLSALGARFLDGDGKPVGPGGGGLAELAEADLSGLDARLADIDLILASDVDNPLTGPKGAPEVYGRQKGATEDDIAVLDAALVHYASVLGPGTAGLPGAGAAGGIGYGALVALGARFRPGIEVMLDVLGFAPALARATLVVTGEGSLDEQTLHGKAPAGVAAAARAAGVEAVAVCGRLALPPEALGKAGIRRAYALTDLEPDPAVCMAEAGPLLERAAEAIARDFLS, encoded by the coding sequence ATGGAGACCCCCCACGTGCTCGTGGCGGCGGACAAGTTCAAGGGCTCCCTGACGGCCGTACAGGTCGCGGAGCGGGTGACGGCCGGGCTGCGGCGCGTCGTACCGGGGGTGCGGGTCGAGACCCTGCCCGTCGCGGACGGCGGCGACGGTACGGTCGCGGCGGCGGTGGCCGCCGGATTCGAGCGCCGTGAAGCGCGGGTGACAGGGCCGCTGGGGACCCCGGTCACCGCGGCGTACGCGGTGCGCGACACCACAGCCGTGGTGGAGATGGCGGAGGCCTCGGGCCTGCAGCACCTGCCCGCAGGGGAATTCGCCCCTCTCACGGCGACCACGTACGGCTCCGGGGAGCTGCTGACGGCCGCGCTCGACGCGGGCGCACGGACGATCGTCTTCGGCGTCGGCGGCAGCGCCACGACGGACGGCGGCGCGGGGATGCTCTCCGCGCTCGGGGCACGCTTCCTGGACGGCGACGGCAAGCCCGTCGGCCCCGGTGGCGGCGGACTCGCGGAGCTGGCCGAGGCCGATCTGTCGGGACTCGACGCCAGGCTCGCGGACATCGACCTCATCCTCGCCAGCGACGTGGACAACCCACTGACCGGGCCGAAGGGCGCCCCCGAGGTCTACGGGCGGCAGAAGGGCGCCACCGAGGACGACATCGCCGTCCTCGACGCCGCGCTGGTCCACTACGCGTCCGTCCTGGGGCCCGGGACAGCCGGGCTTCCCGGAGCGGGCGCCGCCGGAGGCATCGGCTACGGCGCACTGGTGGCCCTGGGCGCACGCTTCCGGCCCGGCATCGAGGTCATGCTCGACGTCCTGGGCTTCGCCCCCGCGCTGGCCCGGGCGACGCTCGTCGTCACCGGCGAGGGCTCGCTCGACGAGCAGACCCTGCACGGCAAGGCTCCGGCCGGCGTCGCCGCAGCCGCGCGTGCCGCGGGCGTGGAGGCCGTCGCCGTGTGCGGACGACTCGCCCTGCCGCCGGAGGCACTGGGCAAGGCCGGTATCCGTCGGGCCTACGCCCTGACGGACCTGGAGCCGGACCCTGCCGTCTGCATGGCGGAGGCCGGCCCACTGCTGGAACGCGCGGCCGAGGCGATCGCCCGCGACTTCCTGTCCTGA
- a CDS encoding methylated-DNA--[protein]-cysteine S-methyltransferase encodes MTTIPTVTRQHTVIDSPYGALTLVATDGVLSGLYMTGQRHRPTEESFGVPDPRPFTEAARQLDAYFAGELTEFDLPLDLAGTPFQRSVWAELVRIPYGETRSYGELAEHLGKPGASRAVGLANGKNPVGIIVPCHRVIGASGSLTGYGGGLDRKQRLLAFERGAEAEVPALF; translated from the coding sequence ATGACGACCATTCCCACGGTGACCAGGCAGCACACGGTCATCGACAGCCCGTACGGCGCGCTCACCCTGGTCGCGACCGACGGCGTGCTGTCCGGTCTGTACATGACCGGGCAGCGGCACCGGCCGACCGAGGAGAGCTTCGGTGTGCCCGACCCGCGGCCCTTCACCGAGGCCGCCCGCCAGCTGGACGCCTACTTCGCGGGCGAGCTGACGGAGTTCGACCTCCCGTTGGATCTGGCCGGCACCCCGTTCCAGCGCAGCGTGTGGGCCGAACTCGTACGGATTCCGTACGGTGAGACCCGCTCCTACGGGGAACTGGCCGAACACCTCGGCAAGCCCGGCGCCTCCCGTGCCGTGGGCCTCGCCAACGGTAAGAACCCGGTCGGGATCATCGTGCCCTGCCACCGCGTGATCGGAGCCTCCGGGAGCCTGACGGGGTACGGCGGCGGGCTGGACCGCAAGCAGCGGCTGCTCGCCTTCGAACGGGGCGCGGAGGCCGAGGTGCCGGCCCTGTTCTGA
- a CDS encoding NUDIX domain-containing protein, whose protein sequence is MTTSDYATYIAGLPRVLAGAASLFRDERGRVLLVEPNYREGWALPGGTIESGDGESPRQAARRETAEEIGLDLAPGRLLTVDWVRGAARPPIVAYVYDGGVLAQEQLDAIRLQDDELLSWRLVDRADLPGYLLGHLGLRVGAALEVLDSGAGAAELEDGVPVPG, encoded by the coding sequence GTGACCACCTCTGACTACGCCACCTACATCGCAGGCCTCCCCCGTGTACTGGCCGGGGCGGCCTCCCTCTTCAGGGACGAGCGGGGACGGGTCCTGCTCGTCGAGCCGAACTACCGGGAGGGCTGGGCACTGCCCGGTGGGACCATCGAGTCCGGCGACGGCGAGAGCCCCCGTCAGGCCGCCCGCCGCGAGACGGCGGAGGAGATCGGTCTCGATCTCGCGCCGGGCAGGCTGCTCACGGTCGACTGGGTGCGAGGGGCTGCCCGTCCGCCGATCGTCGCCTACGTCTACGACGGCGGGGTGCTGGCCCAGGAGCAGCTCGACGCGATCCGGCTCCAGGACGACGAGCTCCTCTCCTGGCGGCTGGTGGACCGGGCCGACCTCCCCGGCTACCTGCTCGGCCACCTGGGGCTGCGGGTCGGGGCGGCGCTGGAGGTGCTGGACTCCGGGGCGGGCGCGGCCGAACTGGAGGACGGTGTGCCGGTGCCGGGGTGA
- a CDS encoding DUF2191 domain-containing protein produces MAKVNVSLDAELVVEVMVLAGVGNPQDAVESVVRDYIARGHRTEARAAAQDDARREADARPQDPQG; encoded by the coding sequence ATGGCCAAGGTCAACGTCAGTCTGGACGCGGAACTCGTCGTGGAAGTCATGGTGCTCGCGGGCGTCGGGAATCCGCAGGACGCCGTCGAGTCGGTCGTACGCGACTACATCGCGCGCGGCCACCGCACCGAGGCGCGCGCCGCCGCGCAGGACGATGCCCGGAGGGAGGCCGACGCCAGGCCGCAGGACCCTCAGGGCTGA
- a CDS encoding helix-turn-helix domain-containing protein → MRRRSDEQGRALLDALLECRSEPGLAARAASCLDLPEHGRYAVAVLRAGGGEPAGVAPEADGLRFFRRRRADREVVVVALGDRDPAALAALLVRWCPGPGGIGPVADGLAGLGAARRLAEVALLTCPPGTTDIVRLEERLPAALLVSQPELSARLVTDVFGPLLALAPADRALLVRTLEAWLECGGSAGRAAGRLYCHRNTVLNRLRRLERLTSRSLSRPRELIDMVLALDAFRMTAPQS, encoded by the coding sequence ATGCGGCGGCGCAGTGACGAGCAGGGCCGGGCACTGCTCGACGCCCTGCTGGAGTGCCGGTCGGAGCCGGGCCTCGCGGCGCGCGCGGCGAGCTGTCTCGACCTGCCGGAGCACGGCCGTTACGCGGTGGCGGTGCTGCGGGCGGGCGGGGGCGAGCCGGCGGGCGTGGCACCGGAGGCGGACGGGCTGCGCTTCTTCCGGCGGAGGCGTGCGGACCGCGAGGTCGTCGTCGTCGCTCTGGGTGACCGGGATCCGGCGGCTCTCGCCGCACTGCTGGTGCGGTGGTGCCCGGGCCCCGGCGGAATCGGCCCGGTGGCCGACGGGCTGGCCGGGCTGGGGGCCGCGCGTCGGCTGGCAGAGGTGGCGCTGCTGACCTGTCCACCGGGCACGACGGACATCGTCCGGCTGGAGGAGCGGCTGCCCGCGGCGCTACTGGTGAGTCAGCCCGAGCTGTCGGCCCGGCTGGTCACGGACGTCTTCGGCCCGCTGCTGGCGCTGGCCCCGGCGGACCGGGCGCTCCTGGTGCGGACGCTCGAGGCGTGGCTGGAGTGCGGAGGGTCGGCGGGACGGGCGGCGGGACGGCTGTACTGCCACCGCAACACCGTGCTCAACCGCCTTCGGCGGCTGGAGCGGCTGACGTCGCGGTCCCTGTCACGGCCGCGGGAACTGATCGATATGGTGCTGGCGCTGGACGCGTTCAGGATGACGGCACCGCAGTCGTGA
- a CDS encoding SIR2 family NAD-dependent protein deacylase: protein MTLVAILSGAGISTDSGIPDYRGPQGLWRKDPEAEKLVTYDFYMSDPEIRRRSWQMRRTGAALGAEPNAAHRAVAALERSGTPVRVITQNVDGLHQQAGLSARKVVELHGSAREVVCTRCHARSATADALARIDAGETDPACTVCGGILKPATVMFGERLDPQVLAEAMAITKAAQVFIAVGTTLQVQPAASLAAIAVEHGARLVVVNAEPTPYDELAEETVREPIGTALPALLERLSAGRG, encoded by the coding sequence ATGACTCTCGTCGCGATCCTCAGCGGCGCCGGCATCTCCACGGACTCCGGCATCCCCGACTACCGCGGTCCGCAGGGCCTCTGGCGGAAGGACCCGGAGGCGGAGAAGCTCGTCACGTACGACTTCTACATGTCCGATCCGGAGATCCGGCGCCGCTCCTGGCAGATGCGCCGCACCGGCGCGGCACTGGGCGCGGAGCCGAACGCCGCCCATCGTGCGGTGGCCGCGCTCGAGCGGTCCGGCACCCCGGTCCGGGTGATCACGCAGAACGTCGACGGGCTGCACCAGCAGGCGGGGCTGTCCGCCCGCAAGGTCGTCGAGCTCCACGGCTCGGCACGCGAGGTCGTCTGCACCCGGTGCCACGCCCGGTCGGCGACGGCGGACGCGCTGGCCCGGATCGACGCAGGCGAGACGGATCCGGCGTGTACGGTCTGCGGCGGGATCCTGAAGCCGGCGACGGTGATGTTCGGCGAGCGTCTGGATCCGCAGGTGCTGGCCGAGGCGATGGCGATCACCAAGGCGGCTCAGGTGTTCATCGCCGTGGGTACGACGCTCCAGGTCCAGCCCGCGGCCTCGCTGGCCGCGATCGCGGTGGAGCACGGGGCCCGGCTCGTCGTGGTGAACGCCGAGCCGACCCCGTACGACGAGCTGGCCGAGGAGACCGTCCGTGAGCCCATCGGGACGGCGCTGCCCGCCCTGCTGGAGCGGCTGTCCGCGGGCCGGGGATGA
- a CDS encoding TMEM165/GDT1 family protein, with protein MHLDPLAILTAFGLIFLAELPDKTMFASLAMGTRMRPLYVWFGTSSAFIVHVAIAVGAGGLIGLLPDWTVKLVSAVLFAFGAFMLLRSGGGDDDEDEEIKTVTGFWPVYSTAFMAVFISEWGDLTQITTANLAASNGAWSTAIGSAIALMSVSALALLAGRFIAKRVPLKTVQRIGGLCMLALAIWSVVEIFTG; from the coding sequence ATGCATCTCGACCCCCTGGCGATCCTCACCGCCTTCGGGCTGATCTTCCTCGCGGAGCTCCCCGACAAGACGATGTTCGCCTCACTGGCCATGGGAACGCGCATGCGCCCCCTCTACGTCTGGTTCGGTACGTCGTCCGCGTTCATCGTGCACGTGGCCATCGCGGTCGGGGCGGGCGGGCTCATCGGCCTGCTGCCCGACTGGACCGTCAAGCTGGTCTCGGCAGTCCTCTTCGCCTTCGGCGCCTTCATGCTGCTGCGCAGTGGGGGCGGTGACGACGACGAGGACGAGGAGATCAAGACCGTCACCGGCTTCTGGCCGGTCTACTCGACGGCCTTCATGGCGGTCTTCATCAGCGAGTGGGGCGACCTGACCCAGATCACCACCGCGAACCTCGCCGCGAGCAACGGTGCCTGGTCCACGGCCATCGGGTCGGCGATCGCCCTCATGTCGGTGTCCGCACTGGCACTGCTCGCGGGCCGGTTCATCGCCAAGCGGGTGCCGCTGAAGACCGTGCAGCGCATCGGCGGTCTGTGCATGCTCGCGCTGGCGATCTGGTCGGTCGTCGAGATCTTCACGGGCTGA